The Oreochromis niloticus isolate F11D_XX linkage group LG18, O_niloticus_UMD_NMBU, whole genome shotgun sequence DNA window taaaacataaatgtgtttgtaaaaatgctaaaaacagATATATCTTGAACTATAATATTATGAATAACTCAAAAGCTCACAGTATGAATGTACTTCAACTAGTAAATCATTAAGATAACATTAAAAGGAAATTCAATATGTCCAAAGGATCTGCTGTGTGAAAGAAGCTAGCTATacgtgaaaaaaagaaaaagcttcaaatgtttgcaatatatgCAAATTGACAAATTTTACAATAACCTCAAATAAAATAGTTGAACTTGTTCCTATCTGTGAGATCAGGAAGGCAGGAAGTGGTAAAATGTttacaacatttaaaaatgttgaaaacaATGGTACAATGATACAGAGGGGCAGTCATGCTGTACTATTTGAAAAGATCAAGACTAACCTGACAGTCATTCAATGCATGAATCACAAGTTAAAAGGCAATTTTAAAATCTTCCCAATGCCAGTTCCAAGTTTTTTAACTCCTCTAACCACTTCATGGGCAACATTAACTGTGGTTTCAAGAGGTACTGTCACAAAAAATAATGGATTAAACTCTTCAGATTTATCTCTGGCTTTACTTTTATATGTGGACTGAATCTTGTGTATTTCTTCCTTCAGTTCTCTTTCATACTTCTCTTTAAATTTCTTCATCTCCCGTTCTctcttccttttctctctctcccactctgcctggattttctttttgcattcCTGCATCTCTTTCTCATATCTTTCACgtatttctctctccattttctctttttctttccgtatttcttcttctttctctctcaggaTGCGTTGTTTCTCCTCTTCAATCGCCCTCTCAGCCTTTTGGAACATCTCGTTGGTGTAGTGGCTTCCTCCGTTCTTCTGGACTATCTCTCTGATCTTCTGGAGCAGCTCAGTGACCTGAGAGCGCTCCTTCAGTTTATTGTTGAAGACGTGGTACTGACCGTTACATCTGGCCACGAGTTCCTGCAGGTCTGGACTGTCTTCTAGGAACTCTTCCATAGTGGTGCCTTCAAGTAGGTCTCCATGGGTAAAGAGAACCATGCTGTATTTGTCTGCATCAGCGCCAAAGATTTTTTGAATCTTTTGCACCGTCTGTTTTTCCTCTTCAGTGTATCTGCCCAGTCTGACAACCACCAAGAATATATGGGGGCCTGGAGAAGCATAGGAGATGCACTGGCATATATTTTTCTGAGTTTTCTCTTCATCAAACCTGGTATCAAACAGCCCCGGGGTGTCAATGACAGCAACACAATGTCCATCCACTGTAGCTTTTCCTTTGGAAGTTTCTACAGTCATAGACACGGCACTGAACTTGGATTCAAAGCACCCACGACCCAGAATGGCGTTTCCAGTAGCACTCTTTCCAGTTCCAGTTTTCCCCACCATTACAATCCTGACCTCATCATTTGTGTAGAAATCTGTGTAGAAAGATCAGAAACTAGTACTTATTATACATatctggtctttaagtctgacatcaTTAGCCGTGTACTGGTCTAAACTCCGGTTCAGGGACCAAAGTCAAATgatcactgcggcatcactgagagttacaaactgtctaaattattttgtctttaataaaatgatcagtgtggtttctctaccaggtgtaacaattcaTTTAAACATCCAGGCTCCACGAAGAaagattttattaaatttaacggagttagaaggtAGCAGGgcgttagctcgctagtttccaccgaAATATAATAGACCATGGTCTGACTGaaggatttctgaaaaaatttaaacttacagctctgttatcacttctgacataaatgaatacagaaaactaaacagcagtgatgtttgtagggttactgaagttgaactagctggtatataatgatgtgctacgtggtggctagctacacacCCATGCTTAACTTAATATAAACACAGCGAAGCTGGACATTCAAAAGTCATGAACTCTCTTCCACATCTCAGAACTACATTCACAAAACTGCTGTCTCAGAGACTTGGTTAGCAGGTTAACATGGTTAGAAAGGAGGACTATGGACAATATTAATGACCAAAGAAGCACAGTGagtctttgtctttgtgttccTATTGTCCattattattgctatttttATTGTATACATATCTATAGCTAATGAAAATATAGGCAGCTTgtgcaaatattttttaattttttgttcatttttgcaTAATGGGATACGTCTTGTTAAACATTATGCTTCTCCCTTCTCCCTTTTAGacctaaaacatttattttaaaccaTCCTAGGTCTGCATCTAATACTAACCTTACTGATCTTGTTTCTATCTATGTATCTATCTATTTAGCTATCTAGATTTTAAATCAGCGATGAATCACTGTTGTAACACTAGAAGACATGACTAATATGATGACTTACTGAGTTTGCCAGCCATGCTTGGGTTGTAATTGCTTCTGTCGATGTCCAAACTAAACAGTGTTGTGTAGCTACCTGAAGTGGAGTAAGAAGCAAAAGGCAAAGACTGCGCCAGAACTTCTTCAACAGGCAGTATGAGCCAAACCACACCTAAATGTACAGAACACACagtgaaaatgaaagttttGTGGTATTATTTCCGTTTTAAGGGGATTTTTCTAAAACCGGATATGGACTTAAATGTATTCAAAACTCTGCATCTGTCTGCATCAACGAATGAATGTTGTTCAataaaattcattttcatttttgatttaaagtattttgttaggtctaattgttgaatgttgccattgtgtttcttaaatttgtacggtcttagttcaagcagtaggatcaaagccattcctttgatcctaACCACCTCTCCAACCACTCTGtgctgggggaggttttattgttgatacatcctatctgaaagatctgtttcttgtgttgtaagcgtcctgcttttatgacccttttggtcagcaggaggtcacacaaacgcacccccaccacacacacacacacacacattcttacagaagttcacacatatatatatacaatgccttgtcttagaaccacgtgggcgttgctttgctgtgatgtgttttgtgtgaactgtttctcaataaaaggcagcaggaggaggccggatttggggtcattttcgtggTGGACAcagacgaggcctcccttgcgcaagtaatcgatcgatcgctgactgtcttgttttctttcatgatgaataagtctctagaactagcggggcttgtggaaacacagacccaacatATTTTGAGGTAATATTTTGCACGAGTTGATGCAAAGTAATGATACCAGGCCTCATACATTATGAATAGAACAAATATTATGCAGTTTACTAATCAAAAATCATCAAAGTTTTGCAGTTTGACGACATGTAAATGTGAACACATTTTAAGATATCCTGTTGCATGGATTTTCTGTAAGAAGCAGCAGATATGAAACATAGTGGAAAAAATATGCAAGTTCATGCAAGAACTACTTTGTGCTGCACTGTCTGTAGTTTTTAAAATTGCTGCTGTTTCTATGCCATCAGGACATATAACTACTATACTACTATTTCCCAGTAGACTTAGAAAGTAATCAGAACCCATTACTGTTTTCACACTTATATTTTCTAcatattttttctcttctcaAACTGCTCTCCTCttaggagctcagtctgggtgGAGttcctttttctcctcctctcccctcatgtattgtgtatttcattgttttttttaccatccTACCTCTCTGCGATCTGTTTTCCCAATCTGATGTTTGCGCAATGTATGTATGGTAATGTATGTATTTCGCTGCAGGTAACATGTACGTGTAACATTgcaagtgaaaatgaaaataattgattgattgacaaacatctaaatacataaataccAGTAGTTACTAAAGCTGCTTTACTGCCAAATACACATGCAATGTATGCTTGTAATGCGCAGGATCCAGCAGGACTAATGAGACTGGGGCTGGAAATATCACTGTAGCACATCAGTGCTTGTTCTGACCTGAAGGGAAGGCTATATGCCTTTCTGAGACCAGGCCTTCCTTGCATAAAATCACAAAGGCTTATCCCTGTGCATCTCCTAAGCTTTTCCATGACCCTGCatcttcttgtttgttctcagaTGGGGCAGATACACTGAAAAGGAAATGCACATGGTGCAAAGAATTCAAGAAATCACATGGTTATCTGGTTGTATAAAAAACCCTTGTAACTAAATAATACCACTAAactttagtttcactttctctctgtgtccaATGCAGTTATTTGTTGGTGTAGACTGGTTGCTATGTTCTGTTAAAGAAGGTGCAGCACAGTCTCTGACTTTCACGTTTGACTCCACACCAGAGGAAGTATCTACACTGCACTTTTTAGGACATGAACACTTTCATCCCAGACATGGCCAGCAAGCTTGGTAAGTCATTTTGTTAGTGACATTTTTtagtgttacagcagtgatcactgataatttaattaatgtcATAGCCTCTCCAAAGAAAGCATTTTATAGAAAGCTGTAGTTTGAAATTACTTTTAACCCTCTAATCCTAGTTTCAAACAGCAATCCTTATCCTATGAtttaggaattttttttttttttgtatgcgagttaaaataattaaaaaaaagattaataatGCACAACTTGTGATAATGCCAGGTTATAGTTATACTCACTGATGATGACTATGACCTCACAGGATTAATAGTTGtaaccaagggcgtagatttggcaatgacggaagggacatgtccccaccaatatccagcgattattgaattgtccccaccaataatttgatctctgacagtaaagaaaaagaaacccgatagaaagaaaccccccgatctgtcaacgtctcattcacccagcggtgcagaaagagttaaattacgttctctcctacatgtgacaaatattgtcaatgtgattggctgtgcctttcagggagctctgtttatttttaggagcagcaagcctgcgctgcaaggacctgcaaggaggagaggaggatggtagtaaaaaggaagaacctggatataagaaagtatttttcaaagaaacctgtaagtcacttaaagacAAGTTAACTCATAAAATTGTGTCCGTCacaataacgttacaggctatgctaggctttggcccacatcagtctaaaattgtatgtaaccatgaataacgtgttttggaaactaactgcacaacaggcagcactattagttatctcagtcccagagtagcatttcacaggtgactgactgatgatttggtgctatagattaactagtatttgttatcatgacaattgttaggctgctgatgtaaattgattCATTAGTGTATATTTGACAAAGAATGTGAATCGacatgtctcactttttatatggcacgaatcaatgtgttattttatcaggtagcaatatgtcctagtgcagtcagaggggaagaaccagggccaaaggtgaggcacatcaagcacaGAATAATCATTTTaatctgaggataaaacacatgtactgaggctgaaagaagcttcagtGCTCTCAGAAGACTAAAAAGATGGCTAAGGTCAACAATGACTCAAATGAGATTAAACAATGTTGCTGtatgccatgtccaccaggagagactggacagtatagatgtaaaacaaatatgccagcagtttatctcagttaacgagaggagaaggcatgtgtttggctccctcacatagtggacattgagttgttgtgtggggcaccagtagtccatatctgttgctgtaacagtagttcatgtttagaataaaaaatcacagctcactgatttgatccGGGCAACagtgtgcctaaaatgttgcataattttgctgacaGATcttttgtggtaatcttagctGAGTAGTTCTATGGACAAAAAacaccaggtcattcagtgttcccttagtgcaaatgtgtaagagatgttggtgtactataactgaagtaatgttgttaagtccttaaagtcatattcttttattgtcatgactgtatttgaagctatttttatttttgtatgatacctgatttatatggaatatggctgaagtaaactaaagtctaaaatacttcagtcaatcatttgtttaatagtaatttaacattatgtAATTCATATATAAAACTataaattgtaattttaaatggtttaaaggtacgtagaatagcatatgtaggcaagtatatttctcctctttttttttttttctcaagaagcaaagacaaaaaggggtaaaaaaagaaacagggcagggtttggtggttgaatcatccgtccccaccaatgccaaaaacAAATCTACACCCTTGGTTGTAACACATCTTTTTGgggtactttttaaaaacaagcaaatttttTGAATCTAGAAAAATCTATCCCAAAACTTGGTTAATGTTCAGAAGAAAAGATTTATGCATTTACAACCTGATGTAGATCCCAATTCATTGTTTCTGAGCTTTCTATACAGATTCTGGCAGGAGAACTGGAAACAGTTCAGTCATAGACAGTGGCATGTCTATGACTGAAGAGTGTTCAAAAGGCAAAGTTGTTTGATACCAGGTTTGATAAGGAGAGAATTACTAAAAATATATGCGAGTGCATCTCCTATGCTTCTCCAGGACCTCATATCTTCTTGGTGGTCATCAAACTGGGCAGATTCACTGAAGAGGGAGGAAAAACACATGGTGCAAAAGATTCAAAAAATCTTTGGCCACACAGCAGACAAATACAGCATGGTTCTCTTTACCCATGGAGACCAACTTGAAGGCACCAGTATGGAAGAGTTCTTAGAAGAAAGCTCAGACCTGCAGGAACTCGTGGCCAGATGTAACGGTCAGTACCACGTCTTCAACAATAAACTGAAGGAGCGCTCTCAGGTCACTGAGCTGCTCCAGAAGATCAGAGAGATAGTCCAGAAGAACGGAGGAAGCCACTACACCAACGAGATGTTCCAAGAGGCTGAGAGGGCGATTGAAGAGGAGAAACAACGCAtcctgagagagaaagaagaagaaatacggaaagaaaaagacaaaatggagagagaaatacGGGAAAGATATAAAGACATACAGAAATACAACGAACAACTCCAGGCTGAGAAAGAGATAAAGAGGAgcgagagaggaggagaggaagagagagatggagagagaaaagagagaatgGGAGATGAAGAAATTAAAGGAGAAGTGTGAGAGACAACTGAAAGAAGAAAGACACAAGTTTCAGTCCTGGTGTGAAAATGAGGCCAGAGATGAAGCTGAGAAGTTTAATCCATTATATCATCTGATACGAATCGGTGAAGTAGTCGCCGATGCTGGCAGGAGGATTTTTGAAGAAATCAAACAACTAGATAGTGCAATTTTTAGCCTGTTCAAATAAAAACACGAACATCACTGAAGTGTTGGTAGTAGACTATAGTCTCACACTGCCATCTACTGttcttttatagtttttaatgcAAGGTCTTAGTGTCTTCAACACtggttaaaaatgtttattagaCTAGAttattaaataaagaaacagatACTTATGTTTGATTATAAGTAACTTAATGTTTTCCCTATTGAACTAATGCTCTTGCTTATTTGTTTTCTGCATTAAATATTAACTACAATGCAGCAACACTTAACAGATTTTATTGTAATCCTTCTTGATTTACTTAGTCAGCGAGGTATTCATTTCACGGATTTCATTGCTGAGTTAtaattaaatgctgagctgaactTGAAATAAAGATATAATGATCAAATTAAaccccagaaagttgattctgttcatctgaacgtagtgttttcagtgggagaaacatttcgtcactcatccaagtgacttcttcattcTCACATGAATGCAGATTTCCCCAAATGAAACTAGCACCTCTGGCAAATTAAAGTAAACCTTTTTGTGAACCAAAACATTTCTGTCAACTTGGAGTCTAACACTGAATAAAGTCTGGACACCTTGAATCAGTCAAATTTTCTTTTACATGTTACTGTAAGCTACTGTGTGTTTTAGTCACTTTTACTGCtgtcttctgttttctttgttatgTTCTGTAACAGTATCTGTTTTTGTGTGGATAGGCAGTATGTATTTTATATTGCAAATTTTTTTATAACGTTTACAATTTTAATGATCTGTTGAAACCAACCAAACTTGACAAAATGATCATTgataatttaataaataatcTAGGACTGAATATGAAGAAAGTTGTCTTTCTGCTGCGTTTTACAGTTGAAAAAGTAAAGTGGTGTTTTATTACTGTCCTTTATGACACTTtactcatttttgttgttttcatctGATGGTGCTCTGCTCTGTATTCCACTTAAACTGTTCCCATGCAAAATTTCCACTGCACTTTGAGCttcaaactaataaaaaaaaatataattagtTTGTATGAGATTATAATATacaaatagaaatagaaaaagaCATGGAAAGCATCTGCTATCCTCACAACTACTTACTAGGTTCATATTATGTGGAGCATTCAAACGAGCCTTTTCTGTCATTCTTTTGGTAATCAAGGAACACCAAAATGATTATGTATGTTCAGTACTAGCCTCACATTTGTGAAATAAACATGGTATGACaatactgaaacaaacaaaatgaggaAACGGACTGAATGCATTCAATTTTTGCTTCTTCCTTGAGTGGCATCTCCTGATCAGGTGTTCCACAGGTACAAGTGTATTATGAAGACAGCTCTGAATCTGTAAGATAAGCACTCAATATGTCAGTGTGAACAAGTCACTTACCATCATCACTGCTGAGGTACAGTATCTGCAATGCACCATTTTTCTGTCTTCTAAAATATTATGCATAAATGTCCAGCCTaacttttctatttttaatgGGGACACGGTAACTATGACATTAAGGGAACAGAGGTTCTAAAATTCATTATATTTTACTGGAAAGTAAAGTACTAACCTCTCAGTGCTAAAGGATGATGGCGTATTGTCATTGCTTAGTGGGCAGGCAGGTGATGTGGACAACTAAGTTTGTGAATCCATTTACTTAAGAAGTACATTACCAAGGATTTTCAGATTAATACCATAGGTGCATTTGCTAAAGAAATCTCAGACCGATTTGAGTTTCAGAGACTTTGAACATGAGGTCAAGGTCAGACGATTTTTCAAATTCATACCCTCAGTGCATCTACTAAGAGGCTGAGAGGTAGCACTGGCTCCTGCcagtatttttcattttgtggttgTTATGTTCAGGTCTGGTCCTTTACATTCATTTTGTAATCGTTTCTAAAATTGTTGCAGTGTCTTATCACTTTCACAACCATCATTTTCATGGGTTTGTTGTCATTGGTGTTGttatacacatttttattttaaagatacAGTCTGTAGATTAGTGTGAAATTACGTCCTGTAAAATTGATGCACTCTCATAAACTTAGAATAAATCCATTGAAAACACATAGCAGCAGGCACCAATGTGAGGAAACCACCATGTTAGCCTGCAGTGTTGAATACAGTGGACACCACCGTTCCAACTACTAATGTTTTATGTATGTAGCTCGAGACCAGTGACACAGTTTGTCGGTCAAAGAGAGACACTACTCACCTTGTTGACATAAAATAAGGAGTAATTTAGAATGAAATAATTTATGAATATAGGTAGAGAGATGTCATCTGAATTTGAAGTTAAGAGTGTAATGCACTAATATTTACTTgattctttaaaaatattttctactTTGTAATCCTTtcataatacaaaaataaatgaagtttTTCAATATCTTTTTTAACCACAAAATCTGTTATTAACCTATGGTCCATGTTTCCACACAGTTATCACACAGTTCAATATTATACATACAGAGCAAATAtaacaaatgaatgaaaatgcactgtttattaaataaaataaaagtgtaatataatggatataaaaaaaaatacatcaacaTACTTTTCATTTTACTTGTCAGCACTGCACTAGAGCCACACCATCTACTTTCACACTTTAAAAAATGGTTGATTTGATCTGATATGATATGATCATTATGtatttgttaaaataataaatgcataatgctaaaattgtttttttgtgtgtattttgcatttataaattaCTGTTATGCTATAAGGCAACCTACTATCCTTGCATACACAGTTATTCTTGCAAAGTTGTTTATGTATACTAACCAGAAAACTGTCAGAGTTTGTGTTGTAAACATGAGCAAACACACCTTCTTTGGTTTTATACTTACCTTTCTCATGATTACTTGAAGATGCTGCAGGATGTCTTTCCAGGAGGTCAGGGTGTTTTTGAGGTTTTGGGATTCTTGCTGTTCAGTTGAATACTTCTGTTATTGTTATCAAGGTTGCGCTGTGGGTCTTTTTGAGGCTGCTGAGGGATGAAGAGATGCCACTGCTCTCTGCGTATCTGTTGACTCCATTAGTGGTTCAGTAGGAGTTGTTGGTGGTGGGAGTGTGGACACTTCTATGTGGGGGTTTGGTGGGATTGCCTATAGTGGATTAAATGTGGCAACTGCTGCCTGGGACTCTAGCAGGAAAAGCAGCTGGAAAGTCGTCTAATGTTTCATCTAGT harbors:
- the LOC100699857 gene encoding GTPase IMAP family member 4 yields the protein MAGKLNFYTNDEVRIVMVGKTGTGKSATGNAILGRGCFESKFSAVSMTVETSKGKATVDGHCVAVIDTPGLFDTRFDEEKTQKNICQCISYASPGPHIFLVVVRLGRYTEEEKQTVQKIQKIFGADADKYSMVLFTHGDLLEGTTMEEFLEDSPDLQELVARCNGQYHVFNNKLKERSQVTELLQKIREIVQKNGGSHYTNEMFQKAERAIEEEKQRILREKEEEIRKEKEKMEREIRERYEKEMQECKKKIQAEWEREKRKREREMKKFKEKYERELKEEIHKIQSTYKSKARDKSEEFNPLFFVTVPLETTVNVAHEVVRGVKKLGTGIGKILKLPFNL